In the Panthera uncia isolate 11264 chromosome D2, Puncia_PCG_1.0, whole genome shotgun sequence genome, one interval contains:
- the LOC125933201 gene encoding zinc finger protein 345-like isoform X1 produces MKKSYGSLSFEDVTVGFSQEEWQHLDPAQRTLYRDVMLENYSHLVAVGCCVPKPDVIFRLEQGQQPWLVEEESLDQSCPEVCKVDNQLEQNQEIQHRHFWQAPFINNKTLTVHRGNVLGNIFNFSTDSIPSIKIPCKCDSCGMNLKCISELIINKKNYLSKKPDDLNPCGKLFLHSNPEKTQMGEKPCEFIQNQKYVSRNEDFIPYQKIKNVQQCLIQRNKEYEEYAKEFHEKALVPYNQACIGESPREHNESDKTFCNNATLVVRKIAQRMENLHEFNEYGKTFEKSSLLKPRVHLKVKGYEYIDRVVSFNRRSDFPDTGDRVFEYNNLGEPFWEKSVLNITARTHVGDKVHECNECGKAFCKKSKLPKHQKIHPREKPYECKECGKCFSRKSLLTLHQRIHTGEKPYECKACGKCFSRSSHLIIHQRTHTGEKPYECKECGKCFYHKSYLTVHQRIHTGEKPYECNQCGKTFISNSVLTIHQKTHTGEKPYECNQCGKFFSRNSYLTVHLRTHTGEKPYECELCGKTFCHKSDVTKHEKTHIGGKPYGCNQCGKTFSRNSGLKVHQRTHTKEKPYECNECGKSFSEKSVLTVHQRIHTGEKPYKCDECGKTFYNKSDLTKHHRTHTGEKPYECKECGKFFSRNSYLTVHQRSHTGEKPYVCKKCGKTFYLKSDYTVHKRTHRGEKSYHCNQCGKTFTCGSVLRSHQRTHTGEKPYECNECGKSFSEKSVLTVHQRIHTGEKPYKCNECGKSFCHKSDLTKHQRTHTGEKPYECKHCGKTFSCNSGLKVHQRRHVREKPYECIECEVTAKESVITAHPRLHTEEEN; encoded by the exons ATGAAGAAATCCTAT GGATCCTTATCATTTGAGGATGTGACTGTGGGCTTCTCCCAGGAAGAGTGGCAGCACCTGGACCCTGCCCAGAGGACCCTGTACAGGgacgtgatgctggagaactacaGCCACCTTGTCGCAGTGG GGTGCTGCGTCCCTAAACCAGACGTGATCTTCAGGCTGGAACAAGGACAGCAGCCATGGCTCGTAGAGGAAGAGTCCCTAGACCAGAGCTGCCCAG aAGTCTGCAAAGTTGATAACCAACTAGAACAGAATCAAGAAATCCAGCACAGACATTTCTGGCAGGCTCCATTTatcaacaacaaaacactgaCTGTACACAGAGGTAATGtattaggaaacatttttaatttcagcacaGACAGCATTCCTTCCATAAAAATACCCTGTAAATGTGACTCATGTGGTATgaatttgaaatgtatttcagaattaattattaataagaaaaactaTTTAAGTAAGAAGCCTGATGACCTCAATCCATGTGGGAAATTGTTCCTTCATAGTAACCCTGAAAAAACTCAAATGGGGGAGAAACCTTGTGAATTCATTCAAAATCAAAAATATGTAAGTCGTAATGAAGATTTCATTCcatatcagaaaattaaaaatgtacaacaATGCTTAATTCAAAGGAATAAGGAATATGAGGAATACGCGAAAGAGTTCCATGAGAAGGCACTTGTCCCATATAACCAAGCTTGTATAGGAGAGAGTCCTCGTGAACATAATGAATCTGATAAAACGTTCTGTAATAATGCAACCCTCGTGGTCCGTAAGATAGCACAAAGAATGGAAAATCTTCATGAGTTTAATGAATACGGTAAAACATTTGAGAAGTCCTCCCTCTTGAAACCTAGAGTTCATTTAAAGGTGAAGGGTTATGAGTACATTGATAGAGTGGTTAGTTTCAATAGGAGATCAGACTTCCCTGACACAGGAGATAGAGTATTTGAATATAACAACTTGGGAGAACCTTTCTGGGAGAAGTCCGTTCTTAATATAACTGCGAGAACACACGTAGGAGACAAAGTCCATGAATGTAACGAATGTGGAAAAGCATTCTGCAAAAAGTCAAAACTCCCCAAACACCAGAAAATACATCCAAGAGAGAAACCATacgaatgtaaggaatgtgggaaatgCTTCTCTCGGAAATCCCTCCTCACTTTACATCAGAGAatccacacaggagagaaaccctacgAATGTAAGGCCTGTGGGAAATGCTTCTCTAGGAGTTCACACCTCATAATTCATCAGAGGactcacacaggagagaagccctatgaatgtaaggaatgtgggaagtgTTTCTACCATAAGTCCTATCTCACGGTACACCAGAGGATTCACACAGGGGAGAAGCCCTATGAATGTAACCAATGTGGAAAAACCTTCATAAGCAACTCAGTCCTCACAATAcatcagaaaacacacacaggcGAGAAACCCTATGAGTGTAATCAGTGTGGGAAATTCTTCTCCAGAAACTCGTACCTTACAGTACATCTGAGAACTCACACAGGGGAGAAGCCCTACGAATGTGAGCTCTGTGGGAAAACCTTCTGTCACAAGTCAGATGTCACGAAACATGAGAAAACTCACATAGGGGGAAAACCCTATGGATGTAATCAGTGCGGGAAGACCTTTAGTCGTAACTCGGGCCTGAAAGTtcatcagagaactcacacaaaggagaaaccctatgaatgtaacgAGTGTGGGAAATCCTTTTCTGAGAAATCAGTTCTCACAGTACATCAGAGGATACACACAGGCGAGAAACCTTACAAGTGTGATGAATGTGGGAAAACCTTCTACAATAAATCGGACCTCACTAAACACCACAGAACTCACACAggtgagaaaccctatgaatgtaaggaatgtgggaaattcTTCTCTAGGAATTCATACCTTACAGTACACCAGAGAAGTCATACAGGGGAGAAACCCTATGTGTGCAAGAAATGTGGGAAAACTTTCTACCTTAAGTCAGACTATACAGTACATAAGAGAACACACAGAGGGGAGAAATCCTATCACTGTAATCAGTGTGGGAAGACTTTCACTTGCGGTTCAGTCCTCAGATcacatcagagaactcacacaggTGAGAAGCCCTATGAATGTAACGAGTGTGGGAAATCATTTTCGGAGAAATCCGTTCTCACCGTACATCAGAGGATACACACAGGGGAGAAACCTTATAAGTGTAACGAATGTGGGAAGTCCTTCTGTCATAAGTCAGATCTCACTAAGCATCAGagaacacacacaggagagaaaccctatgagtgTAAGCATTGTGGGAAAACCTTCAGTTGCAACTCAGGCCTCAAAGTACATCAGAGAAGACACGTaagagagaaaccctatgaatgtattGAGTGCGAGGTAACTGCCAAGGAATCAGTTATCACAGCACATCCAAGGTtacacacagaggaagaaaactaG
- the LOC125933201 gene encoding zinc finger protein 345-like isoform X2, which produces MKKSYGSLSFEDVTVGFSQEEWQHLDPAQRTLYRDVMLENYSHLVAVGCCVPKPDVIFRLEQGQQPWLVEEESLDQSCPVCKVDNQLEQNQEIQHRHFWQAPFINNKTLTVHRGNVLGNIFNFSTDSIPSIKIPCKCDSCGMNLKCISELIINKKNYLSKKPDDLNPCGKLFLHSNPEKTQMGEKPCEFIQNQKYVSRNEDFIPYQKIKNVQQCLIQRNKEYEEYAKEFHEKALVPYNQACIGESPREHNESDKTFCNNATLVVRKIAQRMENLHEFNEYGKTFEKSSLLKPRVHLKVKGYEYIDRVVSFNRRSDFPDTGDRVFEYNNLGEPFWEKSVLNITARTHVGDKVHECNECGKAFCKKSKLPKHQKIHPREKPYECKECGKCFSRKSLLTLHQRIHTGEKPYECKACGKCFSRSSHLIIHQRTHTGEKPYECKECGKCFYHKSYLTVHQRIHTGEKPYECNQCGKTFISNSVLTIHQKTHTGEKPYECNQCGKFFSRNSYLTVHLRTHTGEKPYECELCGKTFCHKSDVTKHEKTHIGGKPYGCNQCGKTFSRNSGLKVHQRTHTKEKPYECNECGKSFSEKSVLTVHQRIHTGEKPYKCDECGKTFYNKSDLTKHHRTHTGEKPYECKECGKFFSRNSYLTVHQRSHTGEKPYVCKKCGKTFYLKSDYTVHKRTHRGEKSYHCNQCGKTFTCGSVLRSHQRTHTGEKPYECNECGKSFSEKSVLTVHQRIHTGEKPYKCNECGKSFCHKSDLTKHQRTHTGEKPYECKHCGKTFSCNSGLKVHQRRHVREKPYECIECEVTAKESVITAHPRLHTEEEN; this is translated from the exons ATGAAGAAATCCTAT GGATCCTTATCATTTGAGGATGTGACTGTGGGCTTCTCCCAGGAAGAGTGGCAGCACCTGGACCCTGCCCAGAGGACCCTGTACAGGgacgtgatgctggagaactacaGCCACCTTGTCGCAGTGG GGTGCTGCGTCCCTAAACCAGACGTGATCTTCAGGCTGGAACAAGGACAGCAGCCATGGCTCGTAGAGGAAGAGTCCCTAGACCAGAGCTGCCCAG TCTGCAAAGTTGATAACCAACTAGAACAGAATCAAGAAATCCAGCACAGACATTTCTGGCAGGCTCCATTTatcaacaacaaaacactgaCTGTACACAGAGGTAATGtattaggaaacatttttaatttcagcacaGACAGCATTCCTTCCATAAAAATACCCTGTAAATGTGACTCATGTGGTATgaatttgaaatgtatttcagaattaattattaataagaaaaactaTTTAAGTAAGAAGCCTGATGACCTCAATCCATGTGGGAAATTGTTCCTTCATAGTAACCCTGAAAAAACTCAAATGGGGGAGAAACCTTGTGAATTCATTCAAAATCAAAAATATGTAAGTCGTAATGAAGATTTCATTCcatatcagaaaattaaaaatgtacaacaATGCTTAATTCAAAGGAATAAGGAATATGAGGAATACGCGAAAGAGTTCCATGAGAAGGCACTTGTCCCATATAACCAAGCTTGTATAGGAGAGAGTCCTCGTGAACATAATGAATCTGATAAAACGTTCTGTAATAATGCAACCCTCGTGGTCCGTAAGATAGCACAAAGAATGGAAAATCTTCATGAGTTTAATGAATACGGTAAAACATTTGAGAAGTCCTCCCTCTTGAAACCTAGAGTTCATTTAAAGGTGAAGGGTTATGAGTACATTGATAGAGTGGTTAGTTTCAATAGGAGATCAGACTTCCCTGACACAGGAGATAGAGTATTTGAATATAACAACTTGGGAGAACCTTTCTGGGAGAAGTCCGTTCTTAATATAACTGCGAGAACACACGTAGGAGACAAAGTCCATGAATGTAACGAATGTGGAAAAGCATTCTGCAAAAAGTCAAAACTCCCCAAACACCAGAAAATACATCCAAGAGAGAAACCATacgaatgtaaggaatgtgggaaatgCTTCTCTCGGAAATCCCTCCTCACTTTACATCAGAGAatccacacaggagagaaaccctacgAATGTAAGGCCTGTGGGAAATGCTTCTCTAGGAGTTCACACCTCATAATTCATCAGAGGactcacacaggagagaagccctatgaatgtaaggaatgtgggaagtgTTTCTACCATAAGTCCTATCTCACGGTACACCAGAGGATTCACACAGGGGAGAAGCCCTATGAATGTAACCAATGTGGAAAAACCTTCATAAGCAACTCAGTCCTCACAATAcatcagaaaacacacacaggcGAGAAACCCTATGAGTGTAATCAGTGTGGGAAATTCTTCTCCAGAAACTCGTACCTTACAGTACATCTGAGAACTCACACAGGGGAGAAGCCCTACGAATGTGAGCTCTGTGGGAAAACCTTCTGTCACAAGTCAGATGTCACGAAACATGAGAAAACTCACATAGGGGGAAAACCCTATGGATGTAATCAGTGCGGGAAGACCTTTAGTCGTAACTCGGGCCTGAAAGTtcatcagagaactcacacaaaggagaaaccctatgaatgtaacgAGTGTGGGAAATCCTTTTCTGAGAAATCAGTTCTCACAGTACATCAGAGGATACACACAGGCGAGAAACCTTACAAGTGTGATGAATGTGGGAAAACCTTCTACAATAAATCGGACCTCACTAAACACCACAGAACTCACACAggtgagaaaccctatgaatgtaaggaatgtgggaaattcTTCTCTAGGAATTCATACCTTACAGTACACCAGAGAAGTCATACAGGGGAGAAACCCTATGTGTGCAAGAAATGTGGGAAAACTTTCTACCTTAAGTCAGACTATACAGTACATAAGAGAACACACAGAGGGGAGAAATCCTATCACTGTAATCAGTGTGGGAAGACTTTCACTTGCGGTTCAGTCCTCAGATcacatcagagaactcacacaggTGAGAAGCCCTATGAATGTAACGAGTGTGGGAAATCATTTTCGGAGAAATCCGTTCTCACCGTACATCAGAGGATACACACAGGGGAGAAACCTTATAAGTGTAACGAATGTGGGAAGTCCTTCTGTCATAAGTCAGATCTCACTAAGCATCAGagaacacacacaggagagaaaccctatgagtgTAAGCATTGTGGGAAAACCTTCAGTTGCAACTCAGGCCTCAAAGTACATCAGAGAAGACACGTaagagagaaaccctatgaatgtattGAGTGCGAGGTAACTGCCAAGGAATCAGTTATCACAGCACATCCAAGGTtacacacagaggaagaaaactaG
- the LOC125933201 gene encoding zinc finger protein 260-like isoform X3, protein MKKSYGSLSFEDVTVGFSQEEWQHLDPAQRTLYRDVMLENYSHLVAVEVCKVDNQLEQNQEIQHRHFWQAPFINNKTLTVHRGNVLGNIFNFSTDSIPSIKIPCKCDSCGMNLKCISELIINKKNYLSKKPDDLNPCGKLFLHSNPEKTQMGEKPCEFIQNQKYVSRNEDFIPYQKIKNVQQCLIQRNKEYEEYAKEFHEKALVPYNQACIGESPREHNESDKTFCNNATLVVRKIAQRMENLHEFNEYGKTFEKSSLLKPRVHLKVKGYEYIDRVVSFNRRSDFPDTGDRVFEYNNLGEPFWEKSVLNITARTHVGDKVHECNECGKAFCKKSKLPKHQKIHPREKPYECKECGKCFSRKSLLTLHQRIHTGEKPYECKACGKCFSRSSHLIIHQRTHTGEKPYECKECGKCFYHKSYLTVHQRIHTGEKPYECNQCGKTFISNSVLTIHQKTHTGEKPYECNQCGKFFSRNSYLTVHLRTHTGEKPYECELCGKTFCHKSDVTKHEKTHIGGKPYGCNQCGKTFSRNSGLKVHQRTHTKEKPYECNECGKSFSEKSVLTVHQRIHTGEKPYKCDECGKTFYNKSDLTKHHRTHTGEKPYECKECGKFFSRNSYLTVHQRSHTGEKPYVCKKCGKTFYLKSDYTVHKRTHRGEKSYHCNQCGKTFTCGSVLRSHQRTHTGEKPYECNECGKSFSEKSVLTVHQRIHTGEKPYKCNECGKSFCHKSDLTKHQRTHTGEKPYECKHCGKTFSCNSGLKVHQRRHVREKPYECIECEVTAKESVITAHPRLHTEEEN, encoded by the exons ATGAAGAAATCCTAT GGATCCTTATCATTTGAGGATGTGACTGTGGGCTTCTCCCAGGAAGAGTGGCAGCACCTGGACCCTGCCCAGAGGACCCTGTACAGGgacgtgatgctggagaactacaGCCACCTTGTCGCAGTGG aAGTCTGCAAAGTTGATAACCAACTAGAACAGAATCAAGAAATCCAGCACAGACATTTCTGGCAGGCTCCATTTatcaacaacaaaacactgaCTGTACACAGAGGTAATGtattaggaaacatttttaatttcagcacaGACAGCATTCCTTCCATAAAAATACCCTGTAAATGTGACTCATGTGGTATgaatttgaaatgtatttcagaattaattattaataagaaaaactaTTTAAGTAAGAAGCCTGATGACCTCAATCCATGTGGGAAATTGTTCCTTCATAGTAACCCTGAAAAAACTCAAATGGGGGAGAAACCTTGTGAATTCATTCAAAATCAAAAATATGTAAGTCGTAATGAAGATTTCATTCcatatcagaaaattaaaaatgtacaacaATGCTTAATTCAAAGGAATAAGGAATATGAGGAATACGCGAAAGAGTTCCATGAGAAGGCACTTGTCCCATATAACCAAGCTTGTATAGGAGAGAGTCCTCGTGAACATAATGAATCTGATAAAACGTTCTGTAATAATGCAACCCTCGTGGTCCGTAAGATAGCACAAAGAATGGAAAATCTTCATGAGTTTAATGAATACGGTAAAACATTTGAGAAGTCCTCCCTCTTGAAACCTAGAGTTCATTTAAAGGTGAAGGGTTATGAGTACATTGATAGAGTGGTTAGTTTCAATAGGAGATCAGACTTCCCTGACACAGGAGATAGAGTATTTGAATATAACAACTTGGGAGAACCTTTCTGGGAGAAGTCCGTTCTTAATATAACTGCGAGAACACACGTAGGAGACAAAGTCCATGAATGTAACGAATGTGGAAAAGCATTCTGCAAAAAGTCAAAACTCCCCAAACACCAGAAAATACATCCAAGAGAGAAACCATacgaatgtaaggaatgtgggaaatgCTTCTCTCGGAAATCCCTCCTCACTTTACATCAGAGAatccacacaggagagaaaccctacgAATGTAAGGCCTGTGGGAAATGCTTCTCTAGGAGTTCACACCTCATAATTCATCAGAGGactcacacaggagagaagccctatgaatgtaaggaatgtgggaagtgTTTCTACCATAAGTCCTATCTCACGGTACACCAGAGGATTCACACAGGGGAGAAGCCCTATGAATGTAACCAATGTGGAAAAACCTTCATAAGCAACTCAGTCCTCACAATAcatcagaaaacacacacaggcGAGAAACCCTATGAGTGTAATCAGTGTGGGAAATTCTTCTCCAGAAACTCGTACCTTACAGTACATCTGAGAACTCACACAGGGGAGAAGCCCTACGAATGTGAGCTCTGTGGGAAAACCTTCTGTCACAAGTCAGATGTCACGAAACATGAGAAAACTCACATAGGGGGAAAACCCTATGGATGTAATCAGTGCGGGAAGACCTTTAGTCGTAACTCGGGCCTGAAAGTtcatcagagaactcacacaaaggagaaaccctatgaatgtaacgAGTGTGGGAAATCCTTTTCTGAGAAATCAGTTCTCACAGTACATCAGAGGATACACACAGGCGAGAAACCTTACAAGTGTGATGAATGTGGGAAAACCTTCTACAATAAATCGGACCTCACTAAACACCACAGAACTCACACAggtgagaaaccctatgaatgtaaggaatgtgggaaattcTTCTCTAGGAATTCATACCTTACAGTACACCAGAGAAGTCATACAGGGGAGAAACCCTATGTGTGCAAGAAATGTGGGAAAACTTTCTACCTTAAGTCAGACTATACAGTACATAAGAGAACACACAGAGGGGAGAAATCCTATCACTGTAATCAGTGTGGGAAGACTTTCACTTGCGGTTCAGTCCTCAGATcacatcagagaactcacacaggTGAGAAGCCCTATGAATGTAACGAGTGTGGGAAATCATTTTCGGAGAAATCCGTTCTCACCGTACATCAGAGGATACACACAGGGGAGAAACCTTATAAGTGTAACGAATGTGGGAAGTCCTTCTGTCATAAGTCAGATCTCACTAAGCATCAGagaacacacacaggagagaaaccctatgagtgTAAGCATTGTGGGAAAACCTTCAGTTGCAACTCAGGCCTCAAAGTACATCAGAGAAGACACGTaagagagaaaccctatgaatgtattGAGTGCGAGGTAACTGCCAAGGAATCAGTTATCACAGCACATCCAAGGTtacacacagaggaagaaaactaG
- the LOC125933201 gene encoding zinc finger protein 260-like isoform X4, with protein sequence MNLKCISELIINKKNYLSKKPDDLNPCGKLFLHSNPEKTQMGEKPCEFIQNQKYVSRNEDFIPYQKIKNVQQCLIQRNKEYEEYAKEFHEKALVPYNQACIGESPREHNESDKTFCNNATLVVRKIAQRMENLHEFNEYGKTFEKSSLLKPRVHLKVKGYEYIDRVVSFNRRSDFPDTGDRVFEYNNLGEPFWEKSVLNITARTHVGDKVHECNECGKAFCKKSKLPKHQKIHPREKPYECKECGKCFSRKSLLTLHQRIHTGEKPYECKACGKCFSRSSHLIIHQRTHTGEKPYECKECGKCFYHKSYLTVHQRIHTGEKPYECNQCGKTFISNSVLTIHQKTHTGEKPYECNQCGKFFSRNSYLTVHLRTHTGEKPYECELCGKTFCHKSDVTKHEKTHIGGKPYGCNQCGKTFSRNSGLKVHQRTHTKEKPYECNECGKSFSEKSVLTVHQRIHTGEKPYKCDECGKTFYNKSDLTKHHRTHTGEKPYECKECGKFFSRNSYLTVHQRSHTGEKPYVCKKCGKTFYLKSDYTVHKRTHRGEKSYHCNQCGKTFTCGSVLRSHQRTHTGEKPYECNECGKSFSEKSVLTVHQRIHTGEKPYKCNECGKSFCHKSDLTKHQRTHTGEKPYECKHCGKTFSCNSGLKVHQRRHVREKPYECIECEVTAKESVITAHPRLHTEEEN encoded by the coding sequence ATgaatttgaaatgtatttcagaattaattattaataagaaaaactaTTTAAGTAAGAAGCCTGATGACCTCAATCCATGTGGGAAATTGTTCCTTCATAGTAACCCTGAAAAAACTCAAATGGGGGAGAAACCTTGTGAATTCATTCAAAATCAAAAATATGTAAGTCGTAATGAAGATTTCATTCcatatcagaaaattaaaaatgtacaacaATGCTTAATTCAAAGGAATAAGGAATATGAGGAATACGCGAAAGAGTTCCATGAGAAGGCACTTGTCCCATATAACCAAGCTTGTATAGGAGAGAGTCCTCGTGAACATAATGAATCTGATAAAACGTTCTGTAATAATGCAACCCTCGTGGTCCGTAAGATAGCACAAAGAATGGAAAATCTTCATGAGTTTAATGAATACGGTAAAACATTTGAGAAGTCCTCCCTCTTGAAACCTAGAGTTCATTTAAAGGTGAAGGGTTATGAGTACATTGATAGAGTGGTTAGTTTCAATAGGAGATCAGACTTCCCTGACACAGGAGATAGAGTATTTGAATATAACAACTTGGGAGAACCTTTCTGGGAGAAGTCCGTTCTTAATATAACTGCGAGAACACACGTAGGAGACAAAGTCCATGAATGTAACGAATGTGGAAAAGCATTCTGCAAAAAGTCAAAACTCCCCAAACACCAGAAAATACATCCAAGAGAGAAACCATacgaatgtaaggaatgtgggaaatgCTTCTCTCGGAAATCCCTCCTCACTTTACATCAGAGAatccacacaggagagaaaccctacgAATGTAAGGCCTGTGGGAAATGCTTCTCTAGGAGTTCACACCTCATAATTCATCAGAGGactcacacaggagagaagccctatgaatgtaaggaatgtgggaagtgTTTCTACCATAAGTCCTATCTCACGGTACACCAGAGGATTCACACAGGGGAGAAGCCCTATGAATGTAACCAATGTGGAAAAACCTTCATAAGCAACTCAGTCCTCACAATAcatcagaaaacacacacaggcGAGAAACCCTATGAGTGTAATCAGTGTGGGAAATTCTTCTCCAGAAACTCGTACCTTACAGTACATCTGAGAACTCACACAGGGGAGAAGCCCTACGAATGTGAGCTCTGTGGGAAAACCTTCTGTCACAAGTCAGATGTCACGAAACATGAGAAAACTCACATAGGGGGAAAACCCTATGGATGTAATCAGTGCGGGAAGACCTTTAGTCGTAACTCGGGCCTGAAAGTtcatcagagaactcacacaaaggagaaaccctatgaatgtaacgAGTGTGGGAAATCCTTTTCTGAGAAATCAGTTCTCACAGTACATCAGAGGATACACACAGGCGAGAAACCTTACAAGTGTGATGAATGTGGGAAAACCTTCTACAATAAATCGGACCTCACTAAACACCACAGAACTCACACAggtgagaaaccctatgaatgtaaggaatgtgggaaattcTTCTCTAGGAATTCATACCTTACAGTACACCAGAGAAGTCATACAGGGGAGAAACCCTATGTGTGCAAGAAATGTGGGAAAACTTTCTACCTTAAGTCAGACTATACAGTACATAAGAGAACACACAGAGGGGAGAAATCCTATCACTGTAATCAGTGTGGGAAGACTTTCACTTGCGGTTCAGTCCTCAGATcacatcagagaactcacacaggTGAGAAGCCCTATGAATGTAACGAGTGTGGGAAATCATTTTCGGAGAAATCCGTTCTCACCGTACATCAGAGGATACACACAGGGGAGAAACCTTATAAGTGTAACGAATGTGGGAAGTCCTTCTGTCATAAGTCAGATCTCACTAAGCATCAGagaacacacacaggagagaaaccctatgagtgTAAGCATTGTGGGAAAACCTTCAGTTGCAACTCAGGCCTCAAAGTACATCAGAGAAGACACGTaagagagaaaccctatgaatgtattGAGTGCGAGGTAACTGCCAAGGAATCAGTTATCACAGCACATCCAAGGTtacacacagaggaagaaaactaG